Genomic segment of Malus domestica chromosome 15, GDT2T_hap1:
CCACGAATAATCCCACACTATATTCTCCACGAATAATCCCACACTATATTCTCCACGAATAATCCCACACTATATTCTCCAGTCTATTTGCTTGGGATTCCAAAAAGTGAAAATAGTAGGCTGTAACAGTGCCTAATACTGAATGAGTCAAATCGATGCCCCTTGTAGGCAAGAACATTTTTCCAACTTTCCTCTCTTCTCCACTTTCTTCACTAACAGGTCCTTACAATCAACCACACATGGAGTACCCTATAGATACCAAAATAATGCATAGGCTAGCTACCCAAACTGGACACAAGCTCCTCGAGTTTGCTTTCTTGTGAGTTGATTCCTGCCCTACGTGGCTATGCGTCCTTTTCTCAATCGACTAAATGGCTTTATGATTCAACTACCAATGTGAATAAGAAAAGTGCAAGTGGATTGCCTTGTAGAAATACACTTGATTTGCCAAGCTTATAACATGGCTTCCATTTTATCattgtaaaaaatatatatatatacttgtaaACATCAAGGTTAtcagaaaaaatttattttaacttATTCACTTCTGAAATTAGGTTACAATAACAGATAACCTTGCCAAATCTCCTCTTTTGAGTGGCCACCATTTTTATGTTTGTTTCCAATTTGAAGTTAAGCTACTAGCAGCACTACTTGCTAGTATTTATTCAACCCATACTCTGATATAGGAATACATAACTTGTGAACAAATTTTTAGGAGTGTAGACTTTTCCATGGCTCTGTAGTCTAGAGAATATTATTTTAAGCGCGTAAGGGTTATATAAGGCTTCACAATATGCATAGGGATGTTTCTTAACACTTCACATGTACCAAATAGTGAAGATGAAGTCTCTAGTTGGCCTTGTTAGGGCCTGCTTGAGATATGAGGAAAGCATATGGTGGAAAGGAGGGATGACGAAGGGTGATGGGAGAGTAGGGAAGAAATGAAGaatgaatgaaaacaaaatcttaaaagtgaaaacaactttaaaaagtgtttggtttttagttttcattttgtgtGCCCCATGTATTCTCCCTCTATCACTAACacaaaagtgaaaacaaaataCTAGAAACAAAATGGGTATCAAAAGGGCCCTTAAGTTTCCAACTTTCCATGACCTGCCTATATATTATTAGTACTACAGGAGAAGCCACAGCTTGATCTTCTTAGGCATCCATTGTAATCACATGGGCATCCAATGGAATAATGGACATCAATTTTGCATTTTAGACATTCCTTAACACTTACAATATGAATTAAGCACCATATAGTGAACAGATAGCCAACCCCACtgagtgggaaaaggctttgttgttgttgttgttgttgtatagtgAACAGAGGGAGCCACCATGTGGTCTGCTTGAGGTGTAAAACTATCATTTTTCATAGACTAATTTTTTTCCCTTAACCTGTTTTCAAATGAccattataatatatatatgtgtgtgtgtgtgtgtgtattgtaaTTCCATATGAAAGCTAAAGCTTTGTGGGGCAGTTTGGTGTTGGCAGTTTTTTGGAACATTATAGAAAATTTTTTAGGATTAGAAGGGAGTGGGAGTAGATGAACTATGGGCATGAGTTTCAAATGAGTTTAGGGATAAAGTAGCCCTACTTGAGAGGTTTTAGCTAGGGTATTTTAGATGGTGGACTTCTTATCCACTTGTTTCTAAATCTTTTTGCTGTTTTAATAAAAGCTCTATGGTttcttgtccaaaaaaaaaaatgcttattAATTCTCCGTGGTTGTCAAACTGTTGCAGAAATTCAGGAAAGAAGACTTGCAACTTTCAGCGACAGAGGGATTCATGCGGAGATCAAATTCTTTACAGAGAGTGAGTATATGAATGATTTCTATGGTAATTAATCTATTTGAGTGTATACCATGATTTTATATGCTTCGAATTGAGTATATATCCATGATGCAAAATAATATTCTAGATGAATGTTGGCATGCTAAAAATTTTAGGATGACGATCTATTCATCCACCAGTACCTGGCATTCACTTAAACACTTACAAGCTAATCATCCTCCCTTTACACAAGGCCTTCCTCCTACTGGAGAGGAAGGTACTTAACTTCGGCAATAGGAGCTTGGCAGGAATTATGAAAAAGAACTAAAGATGTGCATTTTTGTTCTTCTGCTCTGGGTTGCTCTTGTTTTGAAAAATATTGTGCTCTGTGAAAGTTTAAATGTGTGCGCTATGAAAGTTTAAATGTGTACAATTGGAGCATCAATTTATGAAGACCATATCTAGCTTGATTCTTGTCTcctggatttttgggtagttacCACATAGATAAAATTGCATGAATATAGTTAATGAAAGTTACTAGTAAATTTGGGAAATTCTATATGAAACTGATATTGCGAAATACTGAAATTGTTTGTACTCTGTGGCCATGGAGGGGTTGTAGTCTTGTAGAGTTAccatattttcttttgttttgtactTTTTCTTAATACTACTTTGTTTCTATGACATataatgaataaaaataaaatcagtgGTCACCATTGTGGTACTTAGGCATTTTTTTCCTTGTTCTTTTGGATCTCACAaggtcattttctttttttccttattGGAGTTTCGTAACTGTTATTAAATTGTACAGGGCACAATGATGTTCTGATATCTTTGGAACTTAACAAAAAAGTTTCTGTATGTCTTTTTTATCTCAATCTGTTGTAAATAAAGGCGAATTTAAAGGAATGTTTGTATGGAGTTTAGCTGTTTAGGATAGATGTTGTCCATTTGCATATGTGCTTGCATACCTAGATGCTCGTTAATGCTCATTTCAAGCATTTTTTGCATGactttttgttcttttctttcatttataaaaaaaaaattgagtttaATGATGAAACTTGTAAATAATACATGTCATATTATATATAGGCTGAGCAAAGAGCACGAGAAGAAAGTGAAAGACTGAGGCAACAAGAGCGTGAACAAATTGCGGAAAAGCGGAGGAGAGATCTGGTTCGTTGTTAAGTTCCTGATAAGAATACTTTGACCTCTATTAGTGTAGCCTGGAAATAACTTTTGTTTGAGGAACACAGTGATCCTTATTGGCTAATCCCTgcacttattttttttgtagacTCTTCGGGCACGTGTTAATGCCAAGACGGAAGAAAAGAAATTGGAACTTCTTTTTCTTCAGTGGAGTGAGCATAATAAAAGACTTGGGAATTTTATAAGGTATAAGGTTTCTAACTATCAATTTACTTAAACGGTGTTATCCTTgatttcaaattattttgcttACCATCTTCGATACTTGAGAGCTCTCATGTTcttgtcacaaaaaaaaaaaaaaaaaaaaaaaacaaacaaggtTCTAAGAAGTGATTCTCtggtgttttttcttttgcaggttatttttaattttggtcCAAAAAAAAGTGTCCATATTCACCTTTTAATGGGGCAAAGATAAGATTCTATTCATGCGAATAGTAGTGTTGAAGCAACCTGATGACTGGATGTTTCCTGCATTATTGTGGGGTTTTAGGTAGAATTAATTAGTGCTTTCTTCTATATTAATTTCTCACCCATGTTTGATTGGTTGGGAATTTGTTCTATTTCAGGACTAAAACAGAGCCTCCAATATATTATCTCCCCAAGAAATCATTAGAAGAGGATGCTGCGCTAACTGAGCAGCAAAAAGAAAAGGTGAGTTCCTTGTGACTTGTCAGGTTCTTTTTGAATATATGGAGAAACTGGCTTATggtttcaatcaaagatttttttttttaacttctcATAAAAAATGAAGCTTTGTGAAGCTGCCAATTAAGTAAACCAGAAATTTGATTAGGCACTAAATTTAAATATCCGCATATAAGTGTAAGAATTCAGTAGCAAGGATAACGAGATTACAGTTTTGGGGGTGGCCCTCTTGCGATACATCAGGACCGGTTATATATTACATCTTCATTTTAGAATCATCAGTGCTAAGCAAGCATCGGCCATTTGATTATGATCGTAATTGTGTCATTATTTATTGGAAAAATTGTGTTGGTCTATCTGTTTGAACCAGTCGAGGAACTCAATGAGTTCTGATTTTGCTCATTCTCTGTATGAAATTTTTTGAACGTGGATATGAAAAATGAATTATTCAGATCATCGGACCACATTTCAGGGTCGGCCATCATGTATTCACAATATGACTACCTCTAATGGAAGAGTAAATTTCTAGTGCCAAAGAATTTGTGTAGCTATTCTGCCCGTTTATGAGTTAGGATCATTCATATTTGCCTGAAGGTCCAATGATATAACATTACAAATATTTAGCCTGAGAACATTACTTCGTATATTTATATATCTAATTTGTTTGATTCTTCCCGTACAAAACTGTGTCAGGAGTTTCTAGCATGGAAAGCTGCACGAAGGGAAGAACTGACCGAATATCAGAAGCAGATTGGGGAGCAGTATACTGCCAATGTTGAAAAGGAGTTAGAGAGGTGGCAAAATGCAAGGACACCAAGGAAAGCGAACAACGATGTCATGAACTTACAGGAAACAATGGACAAAGAATTAGACACGCACAGGCTTGAGCATGGTCCCAAGAAAAGAACGATCCCTGATGGAAGCAACGACGAAGATGAGGATGATGTGGAAGATATTAATGTAGCAGAGGACGACATGATTGATGATGTGCTCGACGTTGATGATAACAGTCGAAGGGGTGATGAAATAGCTAAACCGGACGCAGGTAATACTAGTCCAAACGCAGATACAGTTGAGTAGTGGTGAGATTAAAGCCACCGGTCACACCTGTTCTTTAACCCGAGTCTCCTAGGAATACTTTGTTTCTACAGTTGATTTACTTAGCCTTCTGTCGGACAGTTTTCTTGGTGTCTATatatgttttgtgtttttcGAGTGAACTTATTTTTCATCCTTTTCGCTTCGTATCTGTAGTTTATATATTGCTTTTTTTGCTACAATGACATTTACAATACGAGGTAAATGATTTGTGTAATTTACGCAAACAGTCTTGTCACAATAATGCGGTATCAATTCCATCACTTACTGTAGTCAAACTCTTACAAGCCAAGAGGATTATCGCTAAACCGTAAGCCAGTAACAATTGTTGTTGCTAGCTTTTGTAAGCTATAACTTTGTTAAAACTCGGCTCATATAGACTATTGGATTTGGGTGTTTAATATTGCAACATTTTTCTCTTGCATTTCTTTCTTTCACctctcaggaaggggtaaatgcaaagcttaacctttggagagaagtgttggaatctaaaggtcttcgcctaagccgatcaaagacagaatatatggagtgcaagttcagtgcaaatggaggccaaaacgagttaggggtgaggatcggagatcaagaaataccaaagagcgaccgttttcgttacctaggatctatcttgcaaaagaacggagaattagatggagatctcaaccatagaatacaagctggatggatgaagtggaagagtgcatccggcgtgttatgtgaccgccgtatgccactaaagctcaagggaaaattttataggacggcaataaggccggcgatgctgtatggcacagaatgttgggcggtgaaacatcaacacgtacacaaaatgggtgtagcggagatgaggatgcttcgttggatgtgtgggcacacgagaaaggataagattaggaatgaggatatccgggataaagtaggagtagccgaaattgaaggaaagatgagagaaaatcggttacggtggtttggacatgtgcaaagaaggcctactgacgctccgattagaagatgcgactatgggacagaggttcagggccgaaggggtagaggaagacctaggaaaactttggaagagactctaagaaaagacttagagtacttggatctaacgaaggacatgacacaggatcgagcacaatggcgttctaagattcatatagccgatcccactcagtgacttggattttccaagtctccaaccgagaagttttcctcactcggaaaattaagggaacactaccccaacctacatgctccactcagaaagcttcaacatacaagcttcaacaaaaaaaaattcaaagaacttagcgaagaaggctttggtgtatttaacacaatacgttgaaatgaaggaaagcttatttattgatatccccgataagctacaaatatgtacatatacatgagtcaaaataaacacacaagagggagccttcacaaaggttgcttaggagaagtctcagcagtcggtagagccccagaaagagaaggcaccggagggggatcatttggagcctcagtactggacagaaccctagaaggaggaggcatcaaaggttgatcatttggagcttcattacgcggtatagctccagaagacgaaggcaataaatgcatttggaacaaacccacaaatctctgatgatcaagtaaaacctgaccatcagtttccttcatctggtcaagcttcctcttcatgtttgtagcatagtcatgtgcgagccggtgcaactgtttattctcatgcttgagccctctaatctcctgtttgagactcatcacttcagccgccaatgattcaacttggcgggttcgagcaaataggcgttgggccatattagacacagaacctgcacactgaacactgagagccagcgaatccttaacagctaactcatcagaccgtttggaaagtagtctgttatctttgggagtgagaaggttcctggccaccaccgcagcggtcatatcattcttcatcacggaatccccaacggtaagaggaccagtaggggagacgaaggatgggcgccatatgttgtctggagaaggcggggctgcctcttcaacaaggttcaagtcaaaacgacggtcggaggggccagacattttcaaaggtgttgaagagagaagaggtcggacaaatcaaaatcttagaagtgcaagaatgaagcttctactggtggagattcaagtgtgctttggaacttaatgccagcccttataaaaatctgcactcgacggagcttcagaaatcgaagaggcgtctgctcagaaatcgaagaggcgtttgctttctcaaaagctgggctgcttagagatcacgagggttgatctcagaaatcgaagaggcgtttgctttctcaaaagttgggctgctcaaagaccacgaaggttgatctcagaaatcgaagaggcgctcgctttctcaaaagctgggctccccagagaccacgagggccgatctcagaaatcgaagaggcacctacttttccagccttgtcagcacctgtcacacgcacactcagctttgcggaaattatgggcattctgtcgaagacttctggggaagtagaaaacacatgaatcttactgttcaatcacccacttcccacacgcaacaatagctcatgggtaccacagaaaactttgccaaagttctctgccaaagttgagcacgtgaagcttgcagctcccattacatcgctctgaccaagaagggtaaaagaatagcaaagaaacagcactaacaaagtttagacccataaattttgaaggtctagctaccatattattacccacaagggtaaaggaacagtaccactgctggataattggaaagtccctgtgtgtcaacctctgtgcttcgtggcaaggtagactagcaaacatgcccaacctttactcatattcgagaaaacactcccaataagattgcttgctccaaaatcgaagaggcaccgtcctctgaatctcgagagccagactcccaacatgactactttcttaaaaatcgaagagagggtaaaggaacagtaccattgctggataattggaaagtccctgtgtgtcaacctctgtgcttcgtggcaaggtagactagcaaacatgcccaacctttactcacattcgagaaaacactcccaacaagattgcttgctccaaaatcgaagaggcaccgccctccgaatctcgagagccagactcccaacatgattactttctcaaaaatcgaagagacactgctccccgaatcttcgagagccagacccccagcatgattgctttctcaaaaatcgatgaggcatcgttctccgaatcaatcgaagaggcgcgctttctcaaaagctgggctgctcagagaccacgagggccgatctcagaaatcgaagaggcacctacttttctagccttgtcagcacctgtcacacgcacactcagctttgcagaaattatgggcattctgtcgaagacttctggtgaagtagaaagcacatgaatcttactgttcaatcacccacttcccacacgcaacaatagctcatgggtaccacagataactttgccaaagttctctgccaaagttgagcacgtgaagcttgcagctcccactacatcgctctgaccaagaaaggtgaaagaatagcaaagaaacagcactaacaaagtttagacacataaattttgaaggtctagctaccatattattacccacaagggtaaaggaacaataccactgctggataattggaaagtccctgtgtgtcaacctctgtgcttcgtggcaaggtagactagcaaacatgcccaacctttactcacatttgagaaaacactcccaacaagattgcttgctccaaaatcgaagaggcaccgtcctccgaatctcgagagccagactcccaacatgactactttctcaaaatcgaagagagggtaaaggaacagtaccattgctggataattggaaagtccctgtgtgtcaacctttgtgcttcgtggcaaggtagactagcaaacatgcccaacctttactcacattcgagacaacactcccaacaagattgcttgctccaaaatcgaagaggcaccgccctccgaatctcgagagccagactcccaacatgattacttccttaaaaatcgaagagactgctctccgaatctcgagagccagacccccagcatgattgctttctcaaaaatcgaagaggcatcgttctccgaatctcgagagccagataccacagaccactttttcaaagtgctctgacagagttaaaacatgtgaaactggcagctcccactaccgtgctatgaccaagcagggtaaaggaatagcattactacttgttagggagactcctatatatgtcgacctccatccccaacggacaggcagacctgcaaaaatgctcaacccttcatcatatctgagagggcactcccaacgaagcctttcgaaatattcagctttctttccccccgataatacctctgcaaacaagctatactagagcaagaatatctcatatcatcagggttaaaagcaagagtatcccatatcatgctttttccctgtcttttcctttggccttgtttttacctgcaagacaaggagaaagagagcaatcagtcagcacttggaatcaagcttccagccaggatctgactgcctggaaccccttacctgattacttacctggcattgctctcgagtactcatcttcaacatcttatgtttccagggaagattccgcatttgcttgaggaacagatagggcaagtgcgaaggatacaaggaagcatgtggagacaagcgtaacagcacacgtgccgatacatccattactctgtcaaaagcaaaagtatcccatatcagcagggtggaacgtactctagatttgatggacttgttttgaccctcaaa
This window contains:
- the LOC103431775 gene encoding uncharacterized protein — protein: MGTATVEKTQEELRKEIDELQRQQREITERLRDPRGLRKGGLVAAGPRNFAGNGARPRGFARPADRADAEDQRPAKRRLSSAVVKVEDGEITETAEDAKDVKTNDSAVEGTDDQSDRKLANSQQSGWSRREGNHGAAKKDFEIPTADHVPRVLPKEQDPSLVNRNKRMLGQLLGTLEKFRKEDLQLSATEGFMRRSNSLQRAEQRAREESERLRQQEREQIAEKRRRDLTLRARVNAKTEEKKLELLFLQWSEHNKRLGNFIRTKTEPPIYYLPKKSLEEDAALTEQQKEKEFLAWKAARREELTEYQKQIGEQYTANVEKELERWQNARTPRKANNDVMNLQETMDKELDTHRLEHGPKKRTIPDGSNDEDEDDVEDINVAEDDMIDDVLDVDDNSRRGDEIAKPDAGNTSPNADTVE